The Coregonus clupeaformis isolate EN_2021a chromosome 6, ASM2061545v1, whole genome shotgun sequence genome has a segment encoding these proteins:
- the LOC121567396 gene encoding transmembrane protease serine 4 isoform X1, translated as MKTDTWLAEESNIPLNPRQQVVVQPGRKRKLMTAPNSQKEKSSSRKRVLITVLMVLVTLGILVTAGYFIAQLINSNYFFCSRSVKFIPLDKACDGIADCSGGEDELTCVTFMTVNTTFPVRLVSEQSVLQIYSAGTGWRSVCGEDWTQQHTEKACQQLGYTNKPISSTISVQNLSLSLKTGPFSGVRVAAKTTPIYQTVIDRQVCNSGSVISLTCSDCGERGPSDRIVGGVDASIEDWPWQVSLQQNGQHTCGGSLVSPRWVVTAAHCFSGSKKELSRWLVVSGRTYMGSMGGSYVDRIILNGDYNAARNDYDMAMMRLTKPITVGNTRRPVCLPPKNLGLKAGDSMAVTGWGYLEEKGKVSPVLQKATIPLIDSDQCSSPTVYGSSITPRMLCAGYLEGKVDACQGDSGGPLVYLSGQWQLVGVVSWGVGCAREGRPGVYCNVDSMLNWIHTVMEKNP; from the exons actgacACCTGGCTTGCTGAAGAAAGCAATATACCATTAAATCCTAGACAACAAG TTGTAGTGCAGCCTGGTCGAAAAAGAAAGCTCATGACGGCTCCGAATTCCCAGAAAGAGAAGTCCTCGTCGAGGAAGAGGGTCCTGATCACTGTGTTGATGGTACTGGTAACGCTGGGGATCCTGGTCACAGCTGGCTACTTCA TCGCGCAGCTGATCAACAGCAATTACTTCTTCTGCTCCCGGTCGGTGAAGTTCATTCCCCTGGACAAAGCGTGTGATGGGATAGCAGACTGTTCAGGAGGAGAGGACGAGCTCACCTGTGTGACCTTCATGACTGTCAACACTACCTtcccag TGCGTCTGGTCTCTGAGCAGAGTGTTCTCCAGATCTACAGTGCTGGGACAGgatggaggagtgtgtgtggtgAGGACTGGACCCAGCAGCACACAGAGAAAGCCTGTCAACAGCTGGGCTACACCAA TAAACCCATCAGTAGTACCATCTCAGTGCAGAACTTGTCCCTGTCCCTGAAGACAGGACCGTTCTCAGGGGTCAGGGTCGCAGCCAAAACCACCCCCATTTACCAGACTGTCATTGACCG CCAGGTTTGTAACTCAGGATCCGTGATCTCCCTGACCTGCTCCG actgtGGAGAGCGGGGGCCATCGGACCGTATCGTGGGGGGTGTGGATGCGTCTATAGAAGACTGGCCGTGGCAGGTGAGCCTGCAGCAGAATGGACAACACACCTGTGGAGGGTCACTGGTGTCACCACGCTGGGTCGTCACAGCAGCACACTGCTTCTCTGG TAGTAAGAAGGAGCTGAGTCGCTGGCTGGTGGTGTCTGGGAGGACTTACATGGGCTCCATGGGAGGCTCGTATGTAGACAGGATCATACTGAATGGAGACTACAACGCAGCCCGCAATGACTACGATATGGCCATGATGAGGCTGACCAAACCCATCACTGTAGGAA ACACTCGTCGGCCCGTGTGTTTGCCCCCTAAGAACCTGGGCCTGAAGGCAGGAGACTCTATGGCGGTGACAGGCTGGGGCTACCTGGAGGAGAAGG gtAAAGTGTCTCCTGTCCTCCAGAAGGCTACCATTCCCCTTATAGACAGTGATCAGTGCTCCAGTCCCACTGTCTACGGTTCCTCAATTACTCCCAGGATGCTTTGCGCTGGTTACCTGGAGGGCAAAGTGGATGCATGTCAG GGAGACAGTGGTGGTCCTCTGGTGTACCTGTCAGGACAATGGCAGCTGGTGGGGGTGGTGAGTTGGGGGGTCGGCTGTGCCAGAGAGGGTCGACCAGGGGTCTACTGCAACGTGGACAGtatgctcaactggatccacactgTCATGGAG aaaaacccttga
- the LOC121567396 gene encoding transmembrane protease serine 4 isoform X2: MTAPNSQKEKSSSRKRVLITVLMVLVTLGILVTAGYFIAQLINSNYFFCSRSVKFIPLDKACDGIADCSGGEDELTCVTFMTVNTTFPVRLVSEQSVLQIYSAGTGWRSVCGEDWTQQHTEKACQQLGYTNKPISSTISVQNLSLSLKTGPFSGVRVAAKTTPIYQTVIDRQVCNSGSVISLTCSDCGERGPSDRIVGGVDASIEDWPWQVSLQQNGQHTCGGSLVSPRWVVTAAHCFSGSKKELSRWLVVSGRTYMGSMGGSYVDRIILNGDYNAARNDYDMAMMRLTKPITVGNTRRPVCLPPKNLGLKAGDSMAVTGWGYLEEKGKVSPVLQKATIPLIDSDQCSSPTVYGSSITPRMLCAGYLEGKVDACQGDSGGPLVYLSGQWQLVGVVSWGVGCAREGRPGVYCNVDSMLNWIHTVMEKNP, from the exons ATGACGGCTCCGAATTCCCAGAAAGAGAAGTCCTCGTCGAGGAAGAGGGTCCTGATCACTGTGTTGATGGTACTGGTAACGCTGGGGATCCTGGTCACAGCTGGCTACTTCA TCGCGCAGCTGATCAACAGCAATTACTTCTTCTGCTCCCGGTCGGTGAAGTTCATTCCCCTGGACAAAGCGTGTGATGGGATAGCAGACTGTTCAGGAGGAGAGGACGAGCTCACCTGTGTGACCTTCATGACTGTCAACACTACCTtcccag TGCGTCTGGTCTCTGAGCAGAGTGTTCTCCAGATCTACAGTGCTGGGACAGgatggaggagtgtgtgtggtgAGGACTGGACCCAGCAGCACACAGAGAAAGCCTGTCAACAGCTGGGCTACACCAA TAAACCCATCAGTAGTACCATCTCAGTGCAGAACTTGTCCCTGTCCCTGAAGACAGGACCGTTCTCAGGGGTCAGGGTCGCAGCCAAAACCACCCCCATTTACCAGACTGTCATTGACCG CCAGGTTTGTAACTCAGGATCCGTGATCTCCCTGACCTGCTCCG actgtGGAGAGCGGGGGCCATCGGACCGTATCGTGGGGGGTGTGGATGCGTCTATAGAAGACTGGCCGTGGCAGGTGAGCCTGCAGCAGAATGGACAACACACCTGTGGAGGGTCACTGGTGTCACCACGCTGGGTCGTCACAGCAGCACACTGCTTCTCTGG TAGTAAGAAGGAGCTGAGTCGCTGGCTGGTGGTGTCTGGGAGGACTTACATGGGCTCCATGGGAGGCTCGTATGTAGACAGGATCATACTGAATGGAGACTACAACGCAGCCCGCAATGACTACGATATGGCCATGATGAGGCTGACCAAACCCATCACTGTAGGAA ACACTCGTCGGCCCGTGTGTTTGCCCCCTAAGAACCTGGGCCTGAAGGCAGGAGACTCTATGGCGGTGACAGGCTGGGGCTACCTGGAGGAGAAGG gtAAAGTGTCTCCTGTCCTCCAGAAGGCTACCATTCCCCTTATAGACAGTGATCAGTGCTCCAGTCCCACTGTCTACGGTTCCTCAATTACTCCCAGGATGCTTTGCGCTGGTTACCTGGAGGGCAAAGTGGATGCATGTCAG GGAGACAGTGGTGGTCCTCTGGTGTACCTGTCAGGACAATGGCAGCTGGTGGGGGTGGTGAGTTGGGGGGTCGGCTGTGCCAGAGAGGGTCGACCAGGGGTCTACTGCAACGTGGACAGtatgctcaactggatccacactgTCATGGAG aaaaacccttga